The following coding sequences lie in one Silene latifolia isolate original U9 population chromosome 5, ASM4854445v1, whole genome shotgun sequence genomic window:
- the LOC141657442 gene encoding uncharacterized protein LOC141657442 → MADWFQDAMNLDLNLGPGAPTAPNVGLETESLLDVDRWEPPLDLRETLRQRTRQRGWRRRAPSLQLGADSNGNGGGPAGEGEDGNGNGNGNGNGNGNGNGNGNGNGNGMPQVGEGSVPPEERSCQVLKMCENNVTSLESDSLEEKEDVDKTSTRTGSFFDCNICLDSSREPIVTCCGHLFCWSCIYRWLHIHSDAKECPVCKGEVTLKNVTPIYGRGTHTHEPGEDSEIKIPARPSARRVESLRQTIQRTASLFPMEEMIRRLGARFELTQDFFQLPIAEGDLEPNSRGSLLSRIMTTRARIREQASLGPSGDTILDRMMTLQREQTPTATPENVVDLTQDMPEVEVVPRRLPPLTYRRGQSNRSGSSATPTDRFVEAFIGRSLPVRSQEIQPSLIDDRDSFSSIAASIHGESQTADTAIEIDSLVSLSTSSSRRRHDASRSADMDSGDSRALRRRRLN, encoded by the coding sequence ATGGCTGATTGGTTTCAGGATGCGATGAATTTAGACTTAAATTTAGGTCCCGGGGCGCCTACAGCTCCGAATGTGGGGCTGGAGACGGAGTCATTGTTGGATGTAGATAGATGGGAACCACCATTAGATCTTAGAGAGACACTTAGGCAAAGGACTAGGCAACGAGGATGGCGAAGGAGGGCTCCTTCTTTGCAATTGGGAGCTGATTCTAATGGTAATGGTGGTGGTCCTGCTGGTGAAGGTGAGGATGGtaatggtaatggtaatggtaatggtaatggtaatggtaatggtaatggtaatggtaatggtaatggtAATGGGATGCCCCAAGTTGGAGAGGGTAGTGTTCCTCCCGAGGAAAGGAGTTGCCAAGTTTTGAAAATGTGCGAGAATAATGTGACTTCATTGGAGAGTGATTCATTGGAAGAGAAGGAAGATGTTGACAAGACTAGCACTCGGACAGGTAGTTTCTTCGATTGTAATATATGCTTAGACTCGTCTAGAGAACCCATTGTTACCTGTTGTGGCCATttgttttgttggtcttgcattTATCGTTGGTTGCATATTCATTCCGATGCAAAGGAATGTCCAGTGTGTAAAGGTGAGGTCACTCTTAAGAATGTTACTCCCATTTATGGACGTGGGACCCACACTCACGAGCCTGGAGAGGATTCGGAAATTAAGATTCCAGCTAGACCCTCAGCCCGTCGAGTCGAGAGCTTGAGGCAGACCATTCAGAGGACAGCATCGTTGTTCCCCATGGAGGAGATGATTAGGCGCCTTGGTGCAAGGTTTGAGCTGACACAGGACTTCTTTCAGCTCCCAATAGCAGAAGGTGATTTGGAACCCAATTCAAGGGGTTCCCTCCTAAGTAGAATAATGACCACCCGAGCCCGAATAAGGGAACAGGCTTCTTTGGGGCCGTCAGGAGATACCATCCTTGATAGAATGATGACCCTTCAAAGGGAACAAACTCCTACTGCAACTCCGGAAAATGTGGTTGATTTGACTCAGGACATGCCTGAGGTAGAGGTAGTGCCTCGAAGGCTCCCGCCTTTGACTTACAGAAGAGGACAGTCAAATAGGAGTGGTTCAAGTGCAACTCCTACTGATCGATTTGTTGAGGCCTTTATCGGGAGGTCTCTTCCAGTGAGAAGCCAAGAGATACAGCCGTCATTGATCGATGATAGGGATTCTTTCTCGAGCATAGCTGCTTCTATACATGGGGAGAGCCAAACTGCTGATACAGCTATTGAGATTGATTCACTGGTGTCACTTTCGACCTCATCCTCTAGAAGAAGGCATGATGCTTCTAGAAGCGCAGATATGGATAGTGGGGACTCACGGGCACTTAGGAGGAGGAGACTCAACTAG
- the LOC141657443 gene encoding protein trichome birefringence-like 1, translating to MAEVTKYQLITNNNNNNNIISDLKTHFSFFKTTKSTSFIYAVVLIFILFTVFLAFSPSSSSTSSSPWFVNIFTVNSTSPTDLPDRSQINPFRSQNNATFQPPLSQNLNNSQLSPDKVANFEHNNNQNSSFTPEIPQILENNMVIQPKKQMNDSISDVLPQISPLQSNQSSQLSGNQSIIHQIDKDSEVSSQISPLINNQTTGEVLPQITSKSRNNGSEVLPQIPPSNQSQNVSDVLGNNGSEVSPQISQLTKNQSVSEILPQIAPNSGNQGSENSTIKPQISTDLTKKGIGSEVNSSDLAASLSKNQGMSRSNDTVSESRVKKQGNEIEELVGCDLYDGGWIRDESYPLYKPGSCKLVDEQFNCVLNGRPDNDYYKLKWKPKGCSLPRLNGGNMLKLLKGKRLVFVGDSLNRNMWESLVCILKSSVKNKKKVFEAFGRHHFRTEASYSFVFKDYNCTVEFFVAPFLVQQWEVKDKNGTTQETLRLDLMVSDADQYKNADYIIFNTGHWWTHDKTSKGEDYYQEGSHVYKQLAVTEAFRKAITTWTRWVDANINPQRTHVLFRGYSASHFRGGQWNSGGQCDSETEPIKNETYLTKYPWKMKMFESVIKGMKTPVSFLNVTRLTDYRKDGHPSVYRKQHLSSVEKKSPLRYQDCSHWCLPGVPDSWNELLYAELLRKQYLDKKAKNKT from the exons ATGGCAGAAGTAACTAAGTACCAATTAAtcactaacaacaacaacaataacaacattatCTCAGACTTAAAAACCCATTTTTCTTTCTTCAAAACTACAAAAAGCACTTCTTTTATTTATGctgttgttcttatttttattctttttacTGTTTTCCTTGCTttttccccttcttcttcatCAACATCTTCTTCTCCTTGGTTTGTCAATATTTTCACTGTTAATTCAACTTCTCCTACTGATTTACCTGATAGATCTCAAATTAATCCTTTTAGATCTCAAAATAATGCAACATTTCAACCACCTCTATCACAAAACTTGAATAATTCCCAACTTTCTCCGGATAAAGTTGCAAACTTTGAGCATAATAAcaatcaaaattcgagttttacTCCTGAAATTCCTCAAATTTTAGAAAATAATATGGTTATTCAACCAAAAAAGCAAATGAATGACAGTATTAGTGATGTTTTGCCTCAAATTTCTCCATTGCAGTCAAATCAAAGTTCTCAACTTTCAGGAAATCAGTCTATTATTCATCAAATTGATAAGGATAGTGAAGTTTCGTCTCAAATTTCGCCGTTAATAAACAATCAGACTACTGGTGAAGTTTTGCCTCAAATTACTTCAAAATCAAGAAATAATGGTAGTGAAGTTTTGCCCCAAATTCCGCCATCGAATCAAAGTCAAAATGTTAGTGATGTTTTGGGAAATAATGGTAGTGAAGTTTCGCCTCAAATTTCGCAATTAACAAAGAATCAAAGTGTTAGTGAGATTCTGCCTCAAATTGCTCCAAATTCAGGAAACCAGGGAAGTGAGAATAGTACAATTAAACCTCAAATTTCGACGGATTTGACGAAAAAAGGAATTGGGTCGGAAGTGAATTCGTCTGATTTGGCGGCATCATTGTCGAAAAATCAAGGGATGAGCCGTTCAAACGACACCGTTTCAGAGAGTAGAGTAAAAAAGCAAGGCAATGAGATTGAAGAATTAGTGGGTTGTGATTTGTATGATGGAGGATGGATAAGAGATGAATCTTATCCACTATATAAACCAGGATCATGCAAATTAGTTGATGAACAATTTAATTGTGTTCTTAACGGTAGACCTGATAATGATTATTACAAGCTTAAGTGGAAGCCTAAAGGTTGCTCATTGCCACG GCTAAATGGTGGGAACATGTTGAAATTACTCAAGGGGAAGCGCCTTGTTTTCGTCGGTGATTCATTAAATAGGAATATGTGGGAGTCTTTAGTTTGCATACTTAAGAGCTCTGTTAAAAACAAGAAGAAAGTCTTCGAAGCCTTTGGTCGGCACCATTTCCGCACTGAAGCTTCCTACTCTTTTGTATTTAAA GATTATAATTGTACAGTAGAGTTCTTCGTAGCGCCTTTCCTAGTTCAACAATGGGAAGTGAAAGACAAGAATGGAACAACCCAGGAAACACTCCGACTCGACTTAATGGTTTCAGATGCAGATCAGTATAAGAATGCCGATTACATAATCTTTAATACCGGGCATTGGTGGACCCATGATAAAACATCAAAGGG GGAAGACTATTATCAAGAAGGTAGCCATGTTTATAAACAATTGGCTGTTACTGAGGCATTTCGAAAAGCCATAACAACGTGGACAAGATGGGTTGATgccaacatcaatcctcaaaggACACATGTTCTGTTTCGAGGCTATTCTGCTTCACATTTCAG GGGTGGGCAATGGAACTCCGGAGGGCAATGTGACAGTGAAACGGAGCCCATCAAGAATGAGACTTACTTGACTAAATATCCATGGAAGATGAAAATGTTTGAGTCGGTAATAAAGGGTATGAAAACCCCAGTTTCTTTCCTAAATGTCACGAGACTGACGGACTACAGAAAAGACGGTCATCCGTCCGTTTACCGAAAGCAACACCTTTCTAGTGTGGAGAAAAAATCGCCATTGCGGTACCAAGACTGCAGTCATTGGTGCCTTCCTGGGGTTCCCGACTCTTGGAACGAGCTCCTCTATGCGGAGCTCTTAAGAAAACAGTACTTGGACaagaaagcaaagaataaaacaTAA